Proteins co-encoded in one Halorussus lipolyticus genomic window:
- a CDS encoding IMPACT family protein: MADETYRTVAGRGRATFEVQGSEFIGHAAPAADRDEAEAFVADIRAEYDDATHNVPAYRVRTGGDILREYGDDDGEPSGSAGKPALNVLQQEAVENVVAVVTRYYGGTNLGVGGLARSYSSAVKDAIEDAGITEERPHERFAITVEYDDSGTVRGILESEDADFEADYGERADFEVRVPKAEGEGLRDRIRSATSGRADIDDDPGE; the protein is encoded by the coding sequence ATGGCTGACGAGACTTACCGGACGGTCGCGGGTCGGGGGCGAGCAACCTTCGAGGTCCAAGGGTCGGAGTTCATCGGGCACGCCGCGCCCGCCGCCGACCGAGACGAGGCCGAGGCTTTCGTCGCCGACATCCGGGCGGAGTACGACGACGCGACCCACAACGTGCCCGCCTACCGGGTCCGGACCGGCGGTGACATTTTGCGCGAGTACGGCGACGACGACGGCGAACCCTCCGGGTCGGCGGGCAAACCCGCGCTCAACGTCCTCCAGCAGGAGGCGGTCGAGAACGTCGTCGCGGTCGTGACCCGGTACTACGGCGGGACCAACCTCGGGGTCGGCGGCCTCGCCCGGTCGTACTCCAGCGCCGTCAAGGACGCCATCGAGGACGCCGGCATCACCGAGGAGCGACCCCACGAGCGATTCGCCATCACCGTGGAGTACGACGACTCGGGGACAGTCCGCGGCATTTTGGAGAGCGAGGACGCCGACTTCGAGGCCGACTACGGCGAGCGCGCTGACTTCGAGGTCCGGGTCCCGAAAGCCGAGGGCGAGGGTCTCCGAGACCGCATCCGGAGCGCGACCAGCGGTCGGGCCGACATCGACGACGACCCCGGCGAGTGA
- a CDS encoding AI-2E family transporter: MVGLPEDRERFAWWAFTLAVVGAFAFVLWAFVGTVVLGVFIYYGTRPLYRRLRTEFSSGHAADLTLVIVLVPVFALVGYTVFVGLDQLSQLTGTDLESYARFVPGSPEQASALVENLRGLVGSGPIQGQMQEILGVAVSAFTTLTAGLAHLVLAFLLAFTLLREDDRIAGWFRDQFGPEGSAANAYFEAVDADLHTVFVGNVLTVFAVIVLGVAVYNGLDMLSPEAIAVPVPTLLALLTGLATLVPLVVGKIVYVPVGLYLTYLSVTAPGPGPGPIWFPAVFFAVCFVLLDLLPVAVLRPYIAGRSVHGGLMVFAYIGGTMLFGWYGLFLGPLLVVVAVQLARIVLPPLVHGEPVTGRVVAAESLGSDPSSIVESPATDGTPVENPDADDPANDPTADDSAGSG; the protein is encoded by the coding sequence ATGGTCGGACTCCCCGAGGACCGCGAGCGGTTCGCGTGGTGGGCGTTTACCCTCGCAGTCGTCGGTGCCTTCGCGTTCGTCCTCTGGGCGTTCGTCGGCACCGTCGTCCTCGGGGTGTTCATCTACTACGGGACCCGCCCGCTCTACCGGCGACTCCGGACCGAGTTCTCGTCGGGCCACGCCGCCGATTTGACCCTCGTCATCGTCCTCGTTCCGGTGTTCGCGCTGGTGGGCTACACCGTCTTCGTCGGGTTGGACCAGTTGAGCCAACTGACCGGGACCGACCTCGAATCCTACGCTCGGTTCGTACCGGGGTCGCCCGAACAGGCGTCCGCGCTGGTCGAGAACCTGCGAGGCCTCGTCGGGTCCGGGCCGATTCAGGGCCAGATGCAGGAGATACTCGGGGTTGCGGTGTCGGCGTTCACGACCCTGACCGCCGGACTGGCCCACCTCGTCCTCGCCTTCCTGCTTGCGTTCACCCTCCTGCGCGAGGACGACCGCATCGCGGGATGGTTCCGCGACCAGTTCGGTCCCGAGGGGTCGGCCGCCAACGCCTACTTCGAGGCCGTGGACGCGGACCTCCACACCGTCTTCGTCGGCAACGTCCTGACCGTCTTCGCGGTCATCGTCCTCGGCGTCGCAGTCTACAACGGTCTCGATATGCTCTCGCCGGAGGCTATCGCCGTCCCGGTGCCGACCCTCCTCGCGCTGTTGACCGGTCTCGCCACCCTCGTCCCCCTCGTTGTCGGGAAAATCGTCTACGTCCCGGTCGGTCTCTACCTGACCTACCTGTCCGTGACAGCGCCCGGCCCCGGTCCCGGCCCGATTTGGTTCCCGGCGGTGTTCTTCGCGGTCTGTTTCGTCCTGCTGGACCTCCTGCCGGTGGCGGTCCTCCGCCCCTACATCGCCGGGCGGAGCGTCCACGGCGGCCTGATGGTGTTCGCCTACATCGGCGGCACGATGCTGTTCGGGTGGTACGGTCTCTTTCTCGGCCCCCTGCTGGTCGTCGTGGCGGTCCAACTCGCCCGCATCGTCCTCCCGCCGCTGGTCCACGGCGAACCCGTCACCGGGCGGGTCGTGGCCGCCGAGTCGCTCGGGTCCGACCCCTCCTCGATAGTTGAGAGTCCGGCGACCGACGGTACCCCGGTCGAGAACCCCGACGCGGACGACCCGGCCAACGACCCCACCGCCGACGACTCCGCGGGGAGCGGGTGA